Proteins encoded in a region of the Puniceibacterium sp. IMCC21224 genome:
- a CDS encoding ABC transporter ATP-binding protein, translating into MRTLWQWLLALIDVFQPAEGPPPQHLWPFAKWALRGSERAIALTFAVTFVAGMSEIVAASFTGWVIDAASVHDGGGFWAPFWPVIVFGGLFFLVLRPLLFAADAGVTGILLGPHLFPLVLSRVNRHTLGHSMRYFENDFAGRISQKALQTSRALTDVVIEVADVGIYSLAVFGGSLLLMAHIDTRLLLIFVLWGGLYFVALRYFIPRVQRRAAARAGARTQVTGQIVDTLSNIAAVKLFAHSQYEDRATLRELDHFRQRALEFGGISSMFRLVLMTLGGMLPLFSILGALYLWTLGSASTGDIAMTAMVATRLSQLTNRLGRVAISIFTNIGEIEDGILTLAPPHEITDRSGAQDTAKGPGAVLFEGVKFAYGGSVAALQDLTLDIKAGEKVALVGASGAGKSTTMSLLLRLYELEEGRILLDGTDIRDLTQEALRRQISVVRQETSMFNRSALANIRYGQPEATDEEVFDAARRASAHEFIQDLQDHKGRSGYAARLGERGVKLSGGQRQRIALARAILKDAPVLVLDEATSALDSEVEAEIQEALAAVMEGKTVIAIAHRLSTIASMDRIVVMEHGRIAEIGTHAALLAQDGLYARFWNRQSGGFLGAQEAAE; encoded by the coding sequence ATGAGAACCCTTTGGCAGTGGCTCCTTGCTTTGATCGACGTGTTTCAGCCCGCCGAGGGCCCACCGCCGCAGCATCTTTGGCCATTCGCGAAATGGGCCTTGCGCGGGTCGGAACGGGCGATTGCGCTGACCTTTGCCGTTACTTTTGTGGCCGGGATGTCTGAAATCGTGGCTGCTTCGTTCACTGGCTGGGTCATCGACGCGGCGTCTGTGCACGACGGTGGCGGGTTCTGGGCACCTTTCTGGCCAGTCATCGTCTTTGGCGGCCTGTTTTTTCTGGTGTTACGCCCGTTGTTGTTCGCCGCCGATGCCGGGGTGACGGGAATACTGTTGGGGCCGCATTTGTTTCCGCTGGTGCTAAGCCGGGTCAACCGGCACACGCTGGGCCACTCCATGCGCTACTTTGAGAATGATTTTGCCGGGCGGATCAGCCAGAAGGCGTTGCAGACCTCGCGGGCGTTGACCGACGTGGTGATAGAAGTTGCCGATGTTGGAATCTATTCACTGGCCGTCTTTGGTGGATCACTGCTGCTTATGGCGCACATTGATACTCGGTTGTTGCTGATTTTTGTGCTTTGGGGCGGGCTCTATTTTGTCGCGCTTCGCTACTTCATCCCGCGGGTGCAGCGGCGCGCGGCGGCACGGGCAGGCGCGCGAACCCAGGTGACCGGGCAGATTGTCGACACCCTGTCGAATATCGCAGCGGTCAAATTGTTCGCCCACAGCCAGTACGAGGATCGCGCAACCCTGCGCGAGCTTGACCATTTCCGGCAGCGCGCGCTGGAATTTGGCGGCATCTCATCCATGTTCCGGCTGGTGCTGATGACGTTGGGCGGGATGCTGCCGCTGTTCAGTATCCTTGGGGCGCTGTATCTTTGGACGCTTGGCAGCGCGTCGACGGGCGATATTGCCATGACCGCGATGGTCGCCACACGGCTGAGTCAGTTGACCAACCGTCTGGGCCGCGTCGCCATTTCGATCTTTACCAATATCGGTGAGATTGAGGATGGTATCTTAACCCTCGCGCCCCCGCACGAGATTACGGATCGCAGTGGTGCGCAGGACACCGCCAAGGGACCGGGCGCGGTTTTGTTTGAGGGCGTCAAGTTTGCCTATGGCGGGTCAGTTGCAGCGCTTCAGGATCTGACGCTGGATATCAAGGCGGGTGAAAAGGTGGCACTGGTTGGCGCGTCTGGCGCGGGTAAATCCACCACCATGTCATTGCTGCTGCGACTTTATGAGCTGGAAGAGGGTCGTATCCTGCTCGACGGGACCGACATTCGTGATCTCACCCAAGAGGCACTGCGGCGGCAGATTTCGGTCGTGCGGCAAGAGACGTCGATGTTCAACCGTTCGGCTTTGGCCAACATTCGCTACGGGCAACCCGAAGCGACGGATGAAGAAGTGTTTGACGCCGCCCGCCGCGCGTCGGCGCACGAATTTATTCAGGATTTGCAGGATCACAAAGGCAGATCAGGGTATGCCGCGCGCTTGGGTGAACGCGGGGTTAAGCTGTCGGGCGGGCAGCGGCAGCGTATCGCGCTGGCGCGGGCCATCCTCAAGGATGCGCCGGTTCTGGTACTGGACGAGGCGACCTCGGCGCTCGACAGTGAGGTCGAAGCCGAGATTCAAGAGGCGCTGGCCGCAGTGATGGAGGGCAAGACGGTGATCGCTATCGCGCATCGTCTATCCACGATCGCGAGCATGGACCGGATAGTGGTCATGGAACACGGCCGGATCGCCGAAATCGGCACACACGCGGCGCTGTTGGCGCAGGACGGACTCTATGCCCGCTTCTGGAACCGGCAATCGGGTGGATTTCTGGGAGCGCAGGAGGCGGCAGAGTGA
- a CDS encoding ATPase AAA, translating into MKRVMIVGQPGSGKSTLARRIGRKTDLPVIHMDHIHWQSGWAERPKPQKIILAQEAEAGDLWVFEGGLSATYDTRLARADTLVMLDLPLWLRAWRVFYRTLRYYGRTRPDLPDGCPERFDYVFWKWIWDTRHSGRQQNLALIDRAGPETDVHRLCSPREVNAFLTRLDAGG; encoded by the coding sequence GTGAAGCGGGTCATGATCGTGGGACAGCCCGGATCGGGAAAATCCACGCTGGCGCGCCGAATTGGGCGAAAAACCGACCTGCCCGTGATTCACATGGATCACATCCACTGGCAGTCTGGTTGGGCAGAGCGCCCGAAGCCGCAAAAAATCATTTTGGCACAAGAGGCCGAGGCCGGTGATCTGTGGGTGTTCGAAGGCGGCCTGTCGGCCACTTATGACACGCGGTTGGCGCGTGCGGATACTCTGGTCATGCTGGACCTGCCACTTTGGCTACGGGCCTGGCGCGTGTTTTACCGTACGTTGCGGTATTATGGTCGAACACGTCCGGACCTGCCTGACGGCTGCCCAGAGCGGTTTGATTATGTCTTTTGGAAATGGATTTGGGACACCCGGCACAGCGGGCGCCAGCAGAACCTTGCACTGATCGACCGGGCCGGACCAGAGACAGATGTACATCGCCTTTGTTCCCCTCGTGAGGTGAATGCGTTTCTGACACGGCTCGACGCGGGCGGATAA
- a CDS encoding class I SAM-dependent RNA methyltransferase, with protein MAILRIERLGHQGDGIARGPVFVPGALPGEEVEGEVVDGILAVPKIVTPSSDRVRGPCAHARSCGGCQLQHASDGFVGDWKTDVVRQALSAHGLDTELRTIATSPSQTRRRAAFSVRRTKKGALAGFHIKASDVIVAVPNCLLVHPDIAAALPLVEQIGMLGASRKGELSVLITRTDGGLDVAVRGGRPLDAALGEMLAGLGRQHDLARLSWEGDVAVARRQPELRMGKANVVPPPGAFLQATPEGEAALLAAVQEVVAGARRVADLFAGCGTFALPLSGAAPVHAVEGEAPMLAALDHGWRNAQGLKPVTTETRDLFRNPLLVDELRRFDAVVIDPPRAGAQAQIAELAAAHMPRIAYVSCNPVSFARDAAALVAQGYTLDWIQVVDQFRWSTHVELAACLTRTR; from the coding sequence ATGGCAATTTTACGCATCGAACGGTTGGGGCATCAGGGCGACGGGATCGCCCGTGGTCCGGTATTTGTCCCGGGCGCTTTGCCCGGCGAAGAGGTCGAGGGAGAAGTAGTTGACGGCATCCTCGCCGTGCCAAAAATCGTCACACCGTCCTCTGATCGCGTCCGCGGTCCCTGCGCTCATGCCCGATCCTGCGGCGGCTGTCAGTTGCAGCATGCCAGCGACGGCTTTGTCGGTGACTGGAAGACTGATGTGGTGCGACAGGCGTTGTCAGCCCACGGGCTAGACACTGAGCTTCGAACTATCGCGACGTCGCCGTCGCAGACCCGTCGCCGCGCTGCCTTTTCGGTGCGTCGGACCAAAAAGGGCGCGCTCGCTGGGTTTCACATCAAGGCGTCGGACGTGATCGTGGCAGTTCCGAACTGTCTGCTGGTGCATCCCGATATCGCGGCTGCGCTGCCGCTGGTTGAACAGATCGGTATGTTGGGTGCCAGCCGCAAAGGCGAACTATCTGTACTGATCACTCGAACTGATGGCGGGCTGGATGTGGCGGTGCGTGGTGGCAGACCGCTGGACGCGGCGTTGGGCGAAATGCTGGCTGGCCTGGGTCGCCAGCATGACCTTGCCCGTCTGTCGTGGGAGGGCGATGTTGCTGTTGCGCGCCGGCAGCCTGAACTGCGCATGGGCAAGGCCAATGTTGTGCCGCCGCCCGGTGCCTTTCTTCAGGCCACGCCAGAGGGCGAAGCTGCGTTACTTGCGGCAGTTCAAGAGGTCGTGGCAGGCGCGCGTCGGGTTGCCGATCTTTTTGCCGGCTGCGGCACCTTTGCGCTGCCGCTGAGCGGGGCCGCGCCGGTCCATGCCGTAGAGGGCGAGGCGCCGATGCTGGCCGCGCTGGATCACGGCTGGCGCAACGCGCAGGGGCTAAAGCCAGTGACAACCGAAACGCGCGACTTGTTCCGCAATCCGCTGCTGGTTGATGAATTGCGCCGGTTTGATGCCGTGGTGATCGACCCGCCCCGCGCCGGAGCGCAGGCGCAGATCGCCGAGTTGGCGGCGGCCCATATGCCGCGCATCGCCTATGTCTCGTGCAACCCGGTCAGCTTTGCGCGGGATGCAGCGGCGCTGGTGGCGCAGGGCTATACTCTGGACTGGATACAGGTGGTGGATCAGTTCCGCTGGTCGACGCATGTCGAACTTGCCGCCTGCCTGACGCGCACGCGCTGA
- a CDS encoding murein L,D-transpeptidase family protein produces MRLFRFLALSLLALSLAGCATSKFKTYNGPAVTQVVVQKGARKMYLMHNQKVLKSYDIGLGFAPVGHKQIEGDGRTPEGVYYIDRRNPNSRFHLSIGVSYPNQLDRALAQNMGKSPGGDIFIHGRPPEFRKGGRDWTWGCISVTDREIEDVYAMVRDGTPISINP; encoded by the coding sequence ATGCGTCTTTTCCGGTTTCTGGCACTTTCGTTGCTTGCCCTCAGTCTGGCGGGTTGCGCGACCAGTAAATTCAAAACCTACAACGGCCCGGCAGTGACGCAGGTCGTCGTCCAAAAGGGCGCGCGCAAGATGTATCTGATGCACAATCAAAAAGTGCTCAAGAGCTACGATATCGGTCTCGGGTTTGCTCCGGTCGGCCACAAGCAGATCGAAGGCGACGGCAGAACACCCGAGGGTGTCTATTACATCGACCGTCGTAATCCCAACAGCCGATTCCATCTGTCCATCGGGGTATCCTATCCAAACCAGCTGGACCGGGCGCTGGCGCAGAACATGGGCAAATCACCCGGTGGCGACATCTTTATCCACGGTCGACCGCCCGAGTTTCGCAAGGGCGGGCGCGACTGGACCTGGGGTTGCATTTCGGTGACTGATCGCGAGATCGAGGATGTCTATGCGATGGTACGCGACGGCACACCGATCAGCATAAATCCCTGA
- a CDS encoding CAP domain-containing protein, whose translation MIRVATLLVSTALALAACAPTVTTPTLGPDGKPLPRVYRINSADEARIEYRMLDSVNALREAAGAAKVSLNSQLNAAAATHSRDMSMQNRPWHFGSDGSSPIDRARRVGYSGQLLGENISETYETELETLAAWMEDSATRDVIVDSSATDLGFAWFQEPNGKIWWTLVTGGSSAPVQLAFDAN comes from the coding sequence ATGATACGTGTCGCGACACTTTTGGTTTCCACAGCTCTGGCTCTCGCGGCTTGTGCTCCAACTGTAACGACTCCGACCCTTGGGCCGGATGGCAAACCACTGCCACGGGTGTACCGGATCAATTCGGCTGACGAGGCACGGATCGAGTATCGGATGCTCGATTCAGTCAACGCACTGCGCGAAGCTGCAGGCGCCGCCAAGGTGTCGCTGAATTCGCAGCTCAATGCCGCCGCCGCAACGCATTCACGTGACATGTCGATGCAAAACCGACCCTGGCACTTTGGCTCGGATGGATCGTCACCGATTGATCGGGCACGCCGCGTTGGCTATTCCGGGCAATTGCTGGGTGAAAACATCTCTGAGACGTACGAGACCGAGTTGGAAACGCTGGCCGCCTGGATGGAAGATTCCGCAACGCGCGACGTAATCGTCGATTCGTCGGCAACCGATCTTGGCTTTGCCTGGTTCCAGGAACCCAATGGCAAGATCTGGTGGACACTGGTGACCGGAGGGTCGTCCGCCCCAGTTCAGCTCGCGTTTGACGCAAACTGA
- a CDS encoding L,D-transpeptidase family protein, whose amino-acid sequence MTETTKTQFNRRRFLAGTAMAGSAAILGAPAYAQDLNGAGTVEIERDISKAVRRNISSFRSLDWQPYFSDLNKGAVLVDTTSRALHYWSEDGNTYKLYPTSVPLTEDLTRLGRTSIVLKDPNPDWRPTPSMKVRNPEWPDYVGPGPDNPLGTRALHLSWTYYRIHGTHDTRKIGRRSSNGCIGLYNQHIEELYTLANVGTQVLLI is encoded by the coding sequence ATGACTGAAACGACAAAGACACAGTTCAACCGCCGTCGTTTCCTTGCCGGCACTGCAATGGCTGGTTCAGCAGCAATATTGGGCGCACCGGCATATGCGCAGGATTTGAACGGCGCGGGAACGGTCGAGATTGAGCGCGACATCTCAAAGGCCGTACGCCGCAATATTTCCAGCTTCCGTTCGCTTGACTGGCAGCCATATTTTTCGGACCTGAACAAGGGTGCCGTGCTGGTCGATACCACCAGCCGCGCGCTGCACTACTGGTCTGAGGACGGCAATACCTACAAGCTATATCCGACGTCGGTGCCCCTGACCGAGGATCTGACCCGCCTTGGCCGTACCAGTATCGTGCTAAAGGATCCCAACCCGGACTGGCGCCCGACGCCGTCGATGAAGGTCCGCAACCCTGAGTGGCCGGATTACGTCGGTCCGGGCCCTGACAACCCGCTGGGCACGCGCGCGCTGCACCTCAGTTGGACCTACTACCGGATCCACGGAACCCACGACACCCGCAAGATCGGGCGGCGATCCTCCAACGGATGCATCGGCCTGTACAACCAGCATATCGAAGAGCTGTACACGCTCGCCAATGTTGGCACTCAGGTGTTGCTTATTTGA
- the hemH gene encoding ferrochelatase yields MPDAAISAQKPVNAPADHPALPTEKIGILLANLGTPDNYDYWSMRRYLSEFLSDRRVIDYSPWLWQPLLQLVILTTRPSRSGAAYKSIWNHEAGESPLMTITRDQTTAIADTMQSQYGDRVMVDFCMRYGNPSTRSKVKAMIEAGCRKILFFPLYPHYAGATSATANDAFFRCLMDEKWQPAVRTVDPYFAHPQYIDALARSVETAYAKLKTKPDILLCSYHGVPKRYLMEGDPYHCQCQKTTRLLRERLGWDKTEIRTTFQSKFGPEEWLKPYTVEEVARIAADEGKKNIAICAPAFSADCIETLEEINEEIRESFEHAGGQQFTYIPCLNDDPAHIAALSAVIDENLQGWIQP; encoded by the coding sequence ATGCCGGATGCCGCAATTTCAGCCCAAAAGCCAGTAAACGCACCGGCGGATCATCCGGCACTGCCGACGGAAAAGATCGGTATCCTGCTTGCCAACCTCGGCACGCCGGACAATTACGATTACTGGTCGATGCGCCGCTATCTGAGCGAGTTCCTGTCGGACCGGCGCGTGATCGACTATTCCCCCTGGTTGTGGCAACCGCTGCTGCAACTGGTGATCCTTACCACGCGCCCCTCGCGTTCTGGTGCAGCCTACAAATCAATCTGGAACCACGAGGCTGGCGAAAGCCCACTGATGACGATCACCAGAGATCAAACTACAGCCATTGCCGACACGATGCAGTCACAATACGGCGACCGCGTGATGGTCGATTTCTGCATGCGCTATGGCAACCCGTCGACACGGTCCAAAGTCAAGGCGATGATCGAGGCCGGATGCCGCAAGATCCTGTTTTTCCCGCTTTATCCGCACTACGCCGGCGCCACTTCGGCGACGGCCAACGACGCGTTCTTTCGCTGCCTGATGGACGAGAAATGGCAACCCGCTGTGCGCACCGTGGATCCCTATTTTGCGCATCCTCAGTATATCGATGCGCTCGCCCGCTCGGTCGAGACGGCCTATGCCAAGCTGAAGACAAAGCCTGACATACTACTGTGTTCCTACCATGGCGTACCGAAACGCTACTTGATGGAGGGTGATCCCTATCATTGCCAGTGCCAAAAAACGACGCGTTTGCTGCGCGAGCGGCTGGGATGGGACAAGACCGAAATCAGAACCACATTCCAGTCGAAATTCGGCCCCGAGGAATGGCTGAAACCCTACACTGTCGAAGAGGTTGCGCGGATCGCCGCCGATGAGGGCAAAAAGAACATCGCGATCTGTGCGCCTGCATTTTCGGCAGACTGCATCGAAACACTGGAAGAGATCAACGAAGAGATCAGAGAAAGCTTTGAACACGCCGGCGGGCAGCAGTTCACCTATATTCCTTGCCTGAACGACGATCCGGCGCATATCGCAGCACTGTCAGCCGTTATTGACGAGAACCTGCAAGGGTGGATTCAGCCCTGA
- a CDS encoding class I SAM-dependent methyltransferase: MTSPTKLTDLSALTLHRARARRDALFLHDTVRDEAQDRLAMVNKSFTAPAIVTAFPEIWRAAFPDATIVADTEVLDLEPGAHDLVIHALALHWADDPVGQLIQCRRALRPDGLSLTLAFGGQTLHQLRAALGQAEITVTGGLSPRVAPMGEIRDLGALLQRAGFALPVADSVPLNVSYADLWNLMHDLRAMGETNALAARLRHPTRRAVLNEAAKIYDREYSDTQGRITATFEIIVLTGWAPDASQPQALRPGSASARLAEALGTQETPLKD, encoded by the coding sequence ATGACGAGCCCGACAAAACTGACCGATCTCTCGGCCCTGACCTTGCATCGCGCCCGCGCGCGGCGCGACGCACTGTTCCTGCACGACACCGTGCGTGACGAGGCTCAGGATCGGCTCGCCATGGTTAACAAATCATTTACTGCGCCAGCAATCGTCACCGCTTTTCCGGAAATCTGGCGCGCGGCCTTTCCTGACGCCACAATTGTCGCGGATACCGAGGTTCTGGATCTTGAGCCCGGCGCACATGATCTGGTGATCCACGCGCTGGCGCTGCATTGGGCCGATGATCCAGTCGGCCAGCTTATTCAGTGTCGGCGCGCTTTGCGGCCTGATGGATTAAGCCTGACTCTGGCGTTTGGCGGGCAAACCCTGCACCAGTTGCGCGCGGCCCTTGGCCAGGCAGAAATTACCGTGACTGGCGGGCTTTCGCCGCGCGTCGCGCCGATGGGTGAAATCCGTGATCTGGGCGCGCTTCTGCAACGCGCCGGATTTGCGCTGCCTGTCGCGGATTCTGTGCCGCTGAACGTGAGCTACGCAGACCTGTGGAACCTGATGCACGACCTGCGCGCCATGGGCGAGACCAACGCGCTGGCCGCACGGCTCAGACATCCCACCCGGCGCGCGGTTCTGAATGAGGCGGCCAAGATTTACGACCGCGAATATAGTGATACTCAGGGACGTATCACCGCAACGTTCGAAATTATCGTGCTGACCGGCTGGGCCCCGGATGCGTCGCAACCGCAAGCATTGCGGCCCGGCTCGGCCTCGGCCCGGTTGGCCGAGGCGTTAGGTACACAGGAAACGCCGCTCAAAGATTGA